CCTTTATTCCaattttaaatcattttttCCTTGATAGAGATAAGCTAGACTCTCATGACTCTGCTAGTACGTTTCATGGAATCAAACTTTAGAGGAGAACCGAAACAAAGCCTAGAGGTGGGTAGTGATGACTGCAGGAGAAGGCTGTGATCGGTGGCTTTAGGTGGTCCTTGGTGGCTGATGATCACTGATGGTGGTGAAGTGGTCGATGGTGGTATAGGGCGACCGCTAGTGATTGCGACTGTGGGTGGAGGTTCTAGTGCTTGTTGTAGAGATAATGGaggaggaaagaaaaaaaaaccacacactaaaaaaagataaaacacTCAATTATTTGGGGTAGCAAAACCACCTATTATGGTAGAAAGCTCACCTATTGTGGACAAAAATACATGGATGGAAAAGAAGAAGCATCCCTAAAGGTGGGAGAACCCCCAAAGGAATATGGTAGTTGCACAAGAAATTTTTCCCAAAAGATGGAAGAGACGTATAGTGTGATACATTGCAAGGTTTGAATGAGGAATCTTACGTAATGTTTGGTTTGAAGGGAATGGAGGGAGGGGTCAAGTGGGTTTATTTTTTGAacttattatttttatgtttggttccgttttttttagaaagttaAAATATATTCAATAGAATATGAGGACATATACAAGTTACACAACCCTCCTCAAAGGGTACAAAAGTTAGGCCTAGCCAATTTTTAGAAAGTTAAAATATATTCAATATAATATAAGGAAATATGCAGGTTACACAACCCTCCTCAAAAGCTTTGTGGTTATTTTTTCTCTGTTTGGTTCCGTTTTTATAACGAGATGAGAGTGAAATAGGAAATGGAGTGGGTCAAAAGCCCTCATAACAAATTTTGCGTCCCCTTAAAAACGTGGACTATTGGAAGGAAAACATTTCTTTAGATAATAAtgtcttcttttattttaaaattattttcaaagcAGAGGCAATTCATgaaaatttgttttaaaatatCTTTCCTTCAATCCTAAACAAGATGTTATTTTTCCTCAAGTCTCATGCTTGCCAATGTATTGACCAAACATGATAACAATTGATACGTTATTTTATAAAcgaatttgattttagtccttcagtagaaaaataaagtttagCTTCACTGGTTATTTTATATCATCATTAAACGTTATTTTTTCCACCAAATGACTTAAATTAAACTAGCTTACAAAATTATAGAGTAATTTAACCATTAAACCGAATTAAAATCACTCATATCTTTATGTCCCTCCATTAAACCCCTCCTCTCTCATTTCAGTTCAACACACCCTTATAAATGTCTCACAGCTATTTTACCGATGAGCTATACACGAAAGTTTTAGTCACACATGCAATTCAGTCAAATTACATACGTCTGTGACTAGAGAGCAACTATAATTCCGTTTTATTGATTCGTTCCGAATACAATAATTAGAGTTTCAGTGTTACAAACATTTATATATAAGAATACTAATAATCCATATTATAGAAAAACCTCTAAACCGTGCCGCGGGGGGCTATACCCCTTGCCCACTTGACATAGCATGAACCATAACAATAGTACGCTCAAAACAAAATTTGGTTAAACAGTTCACTCAATTTAAGGGTTATGTAAAGTTGGGCCAAGCCACATGAAGAAACCCAACAAAAAAAATGTTCGTTTACACTGGTTGAAGGTTCAGGTGGCGGTGAGAGAGAGGAAGTAGGGATTGCGAGAGATAACGTTTGAGATTGTGAAGACTGTTCCAAGCTTCCGTGGGTGCTATGCTACTAAGCGAGGCTTTTTGTTTTTCAACATTTCAAACTCTCACTCATTCATTCTGTTGGACCATTCTGTTACTGAAATTTTTTGGTAACTTTACATGAACATGTTGTTTGATTCTTTCCCGAACTCATGTGCGCTCTGGAACAATAGTTTCGTGCTACCTCACTAGTTACTAGCACTAGAGTTTGCAACTtcctttaatttaatttcagcAGGCTTTTGAATGTTTTCATTGTTACCCAGGTTATTCCTCTGAGTCTCTGCATTTAACTGAAATCGAATAGTTTGCTCATTTTATAGGAACTAAAAACTTATGCCCAATAAAAGGATATGTATTTGAAAGTTTTCATCATATCCGATCCTACACTAATTACAGTAACAATATCCTGATAAAGAATGAATATAAATCCATTTACAAAGTGGCTACCCAGTACCCACTGTAACTACTTTGAACAAAAACAATAGGACAAGAAATGGAGGAAAACTGAATGTCTCTAATTTGTCACAACCCTCCTAATCTTAATTTTTAGCTTTCTGTTGGAGTTTGTGATAAACCACTCTTCAAAAGCTTGTACTTCGAATGGGATCCTGAGAACTCCTTCATTCATGAACCCATATTCTTCTGCAGTCCTACCTAGAAGCTCGCAGAAAAATGCATCACGGAGTGCTTTTATGTGAACAACAAATCTCATGCAAGTGTCCTCATTTGTGCCAACAC
This portion of the Lotus japonicus ecotype B-129 chromosome 3, LjGifu_v1.2 genome encodes:
- the LOC130742795 gene encoding auxin-responsive protein SAUR71-like, which encodes MGAKGSKLSKWVGAGSAQKHIEGPLLLAPKGYVPICVGTNEDTCMRFVVHIKALRDAFFCELLGRTAEEYGFMNEGVLRIPFEVQAFEEWFITNSNRKLKIKIRRVVTN